Proteins from one Bos taurus isolate L1 Dominette 01449 registration number 42190680 breed Hereford chromosome 7, ARS-UCD2.0, whole genome shotgun sequence genomic window:
- the PIN1 gene encoding peptidyl-prolyl cis-trans isomerase NIMA-interacting 1, protein MADEEKLPPGWEKRMSRSSGRVYYFNHITNASQWERPSGNSSGSGKNGQGEPTRVRCSHLLVKHSQSRRPSSWRQEKITRTKEEALELINGYIQKIKSGEEDFESLASQFSDCSSAKARGDLGAFSRGQMQKPFEDASFALRTGEMSGPVFTDSGIHIILRTE, encoded by the exons ATGGCGGACGAGGAGAAGCTGCCGCCCGGCTGGGAGAAGCGTATGAGCCGCAGCTCAG GCCGGGTGTACTACTTCAATCACATCACTAATGCCAGCCAGTGGGAGCGGCCAAGTGGCAACAGCAGTGGCAGCGGCAAAAACGGACAGGGGGAGCCCACCAGGGTCCGCTGCTCACACCTGCTGGTCAAGCACAGCCAGTCACGGCGGCCCTCATCCTGGCGGCAGGAGAAGATCACCCGAACCAAGGAAGAGGCCCTGGAGCTGATCAATG GCTACATCCAGAAGATTAAGTCTGGAGAGGAGGACTTTGAATCTCTGGCCTCACAGTTCAGCGACTGCAGCTCCGCCAAGGCCAGGGGAGACCTGGGTGCCTTCAGCAGAG GTCAGATGCAGAAGCCATTTGAAGACGCCTCCTTCGCTCTGCGGACAGGGGAGATGAGCGGGCCCGTGTTCACGGATTCGGGCATCCACATCATCCTTCGCACGGAGTGA
- the OLFM2 gene encoding noelin-2 precursor yields MWPLAVPPPPPLLLLLLCSGLAGQTLFQSPEEGWQLYTSAQAPDGKCICTAVIPAQSTCSRDGRSRELRQLMEKVQNVSQSMEVLELRTYRDLQYVRSMETLMRSLDARLRAADGSLSAKSFQELKDRMTELLPLSSVLEQYKADTRTIVRLREEVRNLSGSLATIQEEMGAYGYEDLQQRVMALEARLHACAQKLGCGKLTGVSNPITIRAMGSRFGSWMTDTMAPSADSRVWYMDGYYKGRRVLEFRTLGDFIKGQNFIQHLLPQPWAGTGHVVYNGSLFYNKYQSNVVVKYHFRSRSVLVQRSLPGAGYNNTFPYSWGGFSDMDFMVDESGLWAVYTTNQNAGNIVVSRLDPHTLEVVRSWDTGYPKRSAGEAFMICGVLYVTNSHLAGAKVYFAYFTNTSSYEYTDVPFHNQYSHISMLDYNPRERALYTWNNGHQVLYNVTLFHVISTAGDP; encoded by the exons ACCCTCTTCCAAAGCCCAGAGGAAGGCTGGCAGCTGTACACCTCAGCCCAGGCCCCCGACGGAAAATGCATCTGCACGGCTGTGATCCCTGCGCAAAGCACCTGCTCCCGAGACGGCCGGAGCCGGGAGCTGCGGCAGCTGATGGAGAAG GTTCAGAACGTCTCCCAGTCCATGGAGGTTCTTGAGTTGCGGACGTACCGGGACCTCCAGTATGTGCGCAGCATGGAGACCCTCATGCGGAGCCTGGATGCGCGGCTCCGGGCAGCCGACGGGTCCCTCTCGGCCAAGAGCTTCCAG gagctgaaggacaggatGACAGAGCTGTTGCCGCTGAGCTCAGTCCTGGAGCAGTACAAGGCGGACACACGGACCATCGTGCGCCTGCGAGAGGAGGTGAGGAATCTGTCCGGCAGCCTTGCCACCATCCAGGAAGAGATGGGCGCCTACGGCTACGAGGACCTGCAGCAGCGGGTGATGGCCCTGGAGGCCCGGCTCCATGCCTGCGCCCAAAAGCTGG gctgtggGAAGCTGACGGGGGTCAGTAACCCCATCACCATTCGGGCCATGGGGTCCCGCTTTGGCTCCTGGATGACGGACACGATGGCCCCCAGCGCGGACAGCCGG GTCTGGTACATGGATGGCTATTACAAGGGCCGGCGCGTCCTGGAGTTCCGCACTCTGGGAGACTTCATCAAGGGTCAGAACTTTATCCAGCACCTGCTGCCCCAGCCGTGGGCCGGCACCGGCCACGTGGTGTACAACGGCTCCCTGTTCTACAACAAGTACCAGAGCAATGTGGTGGTCAAGTACCACTTCCGCTCTCGCTCCGTGCTGGTGCAGCGGAGCCTCCCCGGGGCCGGCTACAACAACACCTTCCCCTACTCCTGGGGTGGCTTCTCGGACATGGACTTCATGGTGGACGAGAGCGGGCTCTGGGCCGTGTACACCACCAACCAGAATGCGGGCAATATCGTGGTCAGCCGGCTGGACCCGCACACCCTGGAGGTCGTGCGCTCGTGGGACACTGGCTACCCCAAGCGCAGTGCCGGCGAGGCCTTCATGATCTGCGGCGTGCTCTATGTGACCAACTCCCACCTGGCCGGGGCCAAGGTCTACTTCGCCTACTTCACCAACACGTCCAGCTATGAGTACACGGACGTGCCCTTCCACAACCAGTATTCCCACATCTCCATGCTGGATTACAACCCCCGGGAGCGGGCCCTCTACACCTGGAACAACGGCCACCAGGTGCTCTACAACGTCACCCTCTTCCATGTCATCAGCACCGCCGGGGACCCCTAG